In one Candidatus Latescibacter sp. genomic region, the following are encoded:
- a CDS encoding twin-arginine translocase TatA/TatE family subunit produces MFGFGPMEIVLVIFVILLVFGAKRIPEIAHGIGKGISEFKKALRDVPNESDTDLNSKNPPVRNERKDQRISDRPRETADQTNPDDKKEG; encoded by the coding sequence ATGTTCGGATTCGGACCGATGGAAATTGTATTAGTTATTTTTGTTATTCTGCTTGTTTTCGGAGCGAAAAGAATACCGGAGATTGCTCATGGAATCGGCAAGGGAATATCGGAGTTCAAGAAAGCTTTGAGAGATGTACCCAATGAATCTGATACAGATCTCAATTCCAAAAATCCCCCGGTCAGGAATGAGCGAAAAGACCAGAGAATATCCGACAGACCGCGCGAGACCGCCGATCAAACTAATCCTGATGACAAAAAAGAGGGATAA